A genomic segment from Micromonospora echinaurantiaca encodes:
- the katG gene encoding catalase/peroxidase HPI, whose amino-acid sequence MPERGSESENPAIPSPTPKPSRPRANQDWWPNQLNLQVLHQHSPRANPLGESFTYAEEFKTLDVEALKRDVFEVMTTSQDWWPADYGHYGPLFIRMSWHSAGTYRIEDGRGGGGDGAQRFAPLNSWPDNANLDKARRLLWPVKQKYGQKISWADLLVFAGNCALESMGFKTFGFGFGREDVWEPEEIFWGPEDTWLGDERYSGDRELAAPLGAVQMGLIYVNPEGPNGTPDPLAAARDIRETFRRMAMNDEETVALIAGGHTFGKTHGAARADQYVGPEPEAAPLEAQGLGWKNSYGSGKGPDTITSGLEGAWTPTPITWDNSFFETLFGFEWEVCESPAGAKQWRPKGGAGSDAVPAAHDPSVRYAPMMATTDIALRVDPTYEPISRRFLENPDQFADAFARAWYKLLHRDMGPVSRYLGPWVPEPQLWQDPVPAVDHELIADADIAALKSTVLASGLSIPQLVRTAWASAASFRGTDMRGGANGARIRLEPQRNWEVNDPAELAAVLPVLERIQQDFNGAQSGGKRVSLADLIVLAGCAAVEQAARNAGHDVTVPFSPGRTDASQEQTDVESFTVLEPRADGFRNYLRAGQKLSPETLLLDRANLLTLTAPEMTVLIGGMRVLNANAGQARHGVLTDRPETLTTDFFRNLLDIGTEWKVSTETENVFEGRDRATGEVRWTATAVDLVFGANSQLRAIAEVYAGADGQERFLRDFVAAWVKVMNLDRFDLA is encoded by the coding sequence GTGCCTGAGCGCGGCAGCGAGAGCGAGAACCCGGCAATCCCCTCCCCGACCCCGAAGCCGAGTCGGCCGAGGGCCAACCAGGACTGGTGGCCGAACCAGCTGAACCTGCAGGTTCTCCACCAGCACTCACCCCGGGCCAACCCGCTGGGTGAGTCATTCACCTACGCGGAGGAGTTCAAGACCCTAGACGTCGAGGCGCTCAAGCGGGACGTCTTCGAGGTGATGACCACGTCGCAGGACTGGTGGCCGGCGGACTACGGCCACTACGGGCCGCTGTTCATCCGGATGAGCTGGCACTCCGCCGGCACCTACCGCATCGAGGACGGCCGCGGCGGTGGCGGCGACGGCGCCCAGCGCTTCGCCCCGCTCAACAGCTGGCCGGACAACGCGAACCTCGACAAGGCACGCAGACTGCTCTGGCCGGTCAAGCAGAAGTACGGGCAGAAGATCTCCTGGGCCGACCTGCTCGTCTTCGCCGGCAACTGCGCGCTGGAGTCGATGGGGTTCAAGACGTTCGGATTCGGCTTCGGGCGCGAGGACGTCTGGGAGCCCGAGGAGATCTTCTGGGGGCCCGAGGACACCTGGCTCGGCGACGAGCGCTACAGCGGCGACCGGGAACTCGCGGCTCCGCTGGGCGCCGTCCAGATGGGGCTGATCTACGTCAACCCGGAGGGGCCCAACGGCACCCCGGATCCCCTCGCCGCCGCCCGGGACATCCGGGAGACCTTCCGCCGGATGGCGATGAACGACGAGGAGACCGTCGCACTCATCGCCGGCGGCCACACCTTCGGTAAGACCCACGGCGCCGCCCGCGCCGACCAGTACGTCGGCCCGGAGCCCGAAGCCGCACCGCTGGAGGCGCAGGGCCTGGGCTGGAAGAACAGCTACGGCAGCGGCAAGGGCCCGGACACGATCACCAGCGGCCTCGAAGGCGCCTGGACGCCCACCCCGATCACCTGGGACAACAGCTTCTTCGAGACGCTGTTCGGGTTCGAGTGGGAGGTCTGCGAGAGCCCCGCCGGCGCCAAGCAGTGGCGGCCGAAGGGCGGCGCCGGGTCGGACGCCGTGCCCGCCGCCCACGACCCCTCCGTCCGGTACGCCCCGATGATGGCGACGACCGACATCGCGCTGCGCGTCGACCCGACCTACGAGCCGATTTCGCGGCGTTTCCTGGAGAACCCGGACCAGTTCGCGGACGCGTTCGCTCGGGCCTGGTACAAGCTGTTGCACCGCGACATGGGACCGGTCTCGCGCTACCTCGGCCCCTGGGTGCCGGAGCCGCAGCTGTGGCAGGACCCGGTGCCGGCGGTCGACCACGAGCTGATCGCGGACGCGGACATCGCGGCCCTCAAGAGCACGGTCCTCGCCTCCGGCCTGTCCATCCCCCAGCTCGTCCGGACCGCGTGGGCGTCGGCGGCGAGCTTCCGCGGCACCGACATGCGCGGCGGCGCGAACGGGGCCCGGATCCGCCTCGAGCCGCAGCGGAACTGGGAGGTCAACGATCCGGCCGAGCTGGCCGCGGTGCTGCCGGTCCTGGAGCGGATCCAGCAGGACTTCAACGGCGCCCAGTCCGGCGGGAAGCGGGTCTCCCTCGCCGACCTGATCGTCCTGGCCGGCTGCGCGGCCGTCGAGCAGGCCGCCCGGAACGCCGGGCACGACGTGACGGTGCCGTTCTCGCCCGGGCGTACCGACGCCTCCCAGGAGCAGACCGACGTCGAGTCGTTCACCGTGCTGGAACCGAGGGCGGACGGGTTCCGCAACTACCTGCGCGCCGGGCAGAAGCTGTCGCCGGAGACGCTGCTGCTGGACCGGGCCAACCTACTGACGCTGACCGCGCCCGAGATGACCGTCCTGATCGGCGGCATGCGGGTCCTCAACGCCAACGCGGGACAGGCCCGACACGGCGTCCTCACCGACCGGCCGGAGACGTTGACGACCGACTTCTTCCGTAACCTGCTCGACATCGGCACGGAGTGGAAGGTCTCCACCGAGACCGAGAACGTGTTCGAGGGCCGGGACCGCGCCACCGGCGAGGTCCGGTGGACCGCCACCGCCGTCGACCTCGTCTTCGGCGCGAACTCCCAGCTCCGCGCCATCGCCGAGGTCTACGCCGGCGCGGACGGGCAGGAGAGGTTCCTCCGGGACTTCGTCGCGGCGTGGGTCAAGGTGATGAACCTGGACCGGTTCGACCTCGCCTGA
- a CDS encoding low temperature requirement protein A codes for MTTGGSTELVRRPNASNRATLLELLFDVVFVAALALISTLIAERDSWAGVGPVVLMLMAIWWTWSITSTTTDFYDPDQRPIQAILMVTALGAVVTAAAVGSAAHALVFAIGYVTPHVVRGLVLVGVLHQHQRRHRHRHQAKGRAARFFFWFLVSGVCWIVGALLPGAPRWELWTIAVAIDYVSAAARYPTPWLGRVPLGQYEQTTAHLGERYQQFVILALGDIILAPTLKISTAEFTSARLAAFLVAFLTMLLLWQIYVLGSGAILRTLAARLLRRATRLAPYTHLMMLAGIVCTAAGFDLVIDRPTGETPARWVALIFGGPALFLVGRTVFTFRIVGVVPWHRVLGLLVLAGAAPWVGGWPPVLVTSLALLVLAAVVVGDVLGERSTRPALRGHPG; via the coding sequence ATGACGACCGGGGGCAGCACCGAGTTGGTGCGCCGGCCGAACGCGTCGAACCGGGCCACCCTGCTGGAACTGCTCTTCGACGTGGTCTTCGTGGCCGCCCTGGCGCTGATCTCGACGCTGATCGCCGAGCGGGACTCGTGGGCCGGCGTCGGGCCGGTCGTGCTCATGCTGATGGCGATCTGGTGGACATGGTCGATCACCTCGACCACCACCGACTTCTACGACCCGGACCAGCGTCCGATCCAGGCCATCCTCATGGTGACGGCGCTCGGTGCCGTGGTGACGGCGGCGGCGGTCGGCTCCGCCGCGCACGCGTTGGTCTTCGCCATCGGATACGTGACTCCCCACGTGGTCCGGGGTCTGGTGCTGGTGGGGGTGCTGCACCAGCACCAGCGCCGGCACCGGCACCGGCACCAGGCCAAGGGGCGCGCGGCGCGCTTCTTCTTCTGGTTTCTGGTCTCCGGCGTCTGCTGGATCGTCGGGGCGCTGCTGCCCGGCGCGCCGCGCTGGGAGCTCTGGACCATCGCGGTGGCGATCGACTACGTCTCGGCCGCGGCGCGTTACCCCACACCCTGGCTCGGCCGGGTGCCGCTCGGGCAGTACGAGCAGACGACCGCGCACCTGGGCGAGCGGTACCAGCAGTTCGTCATCCTGGCGCTCGGCGACATCATCCTGGCGCCGACCCTGAAGATCAGCACCGCGGAGTTCACCTCCGCCCGGCTGGCCGCGTTCCTCGTCGCCTTCCTCACCATGCTGCTGCTCTGGCAGATCTACGTTCTGGGGTCCGGCGCCATACTGCGGACGCTCGCTGCCCGGCTGCTGCGGCGGGCGACCCGGCTGGCGCCGTACACCCATCTGATGATGTTGGCGGGCATCGTCTGCACCGCGGCCGGTTTCGACCTGGTCATCGACCGGCCCACCGGCGAGACGCCGGCGCGCTGGGTCGCCCTGATCTTCGGCGGCCCCGCGCTGTTCCTGGTCGGGCGCACCGTGTTCACCTTCCGGATCGTCGGCGTGGTCCCGTGGCACCGGGTGCTCGGGCTGCTGGTGCTGGCCGGCGCGGCACCGTGGGTGGGTGGCTGGCCACCGGTCCTGGTCACCAGCCTCGCTCTGCTGGTGTTGGCCGCGGTGGTGGTCGGGGACGTGCTGGGCGAGCGGTCGACCCGGCCGGCGCTGCGCGGGCACCCAGGCTGA
- a CDS encoding CGNR zinc finger domain-containing protein: MAVQLTLALAGTIRHDGNGGVTDDLADAAGLARWLRDQAGPLRGYDHDLAPPADLPDEQTRLDVVALRRAVRTLLARAVAPEPPSRADRASLLTPAEAVRQLNAAAGRLPTSPRLHWPDDAAPTLTRHSGPAEPRLRLTAALARAAVDFLAGPERAQLRACPAPRCVRYFVKEHARQQWCKPSCGNRARVARHYQRQQAGR, from the coding sequence ATGGCTGTCCAACTCACGCTCGCCCTGGCCGGCACCATCCGGCACGACGGCAACGGCGGCGTGACCGACGACCTCGCCGACGCCGCCGGGCTCGCCCGCTGGCTACGCGACCAGGCCGGACCACTGCGCGGCTACGACCACGACCTGGCGCCGCCGGCCGACCTGCCCGACGAGCAGACCCGGCTCGACGTGGTCGCGCTGCGCCGGGCCGTCCGCACGCTGCTCGCCCGGGCGGTCGCGCCGGAACCGCCCAGCCGGGCCGACCGCGCGTCACTGCTCACGCCGGCCGAGGCGGTGCGCCAGCTCAACGCCGCCGCCGGCCGGCTGCCCACCAGCCCCCGGCTGCACTGGCCGGACGACGCGGCGCCGACGCTCACCCGGCACTCGGGCCCGGCCGAGCCACGGCTACGGCTCACCGCGGCACTGGCCCGCGCCGCCGTGGACTTCCTCGCCGGGCCCGAGCGGGCGCAGCTGCGCGCCTGCCCGGCGCCACGCTGCGTGCGGTACTTCGTCAAAGAGCACGCGCGCCAGCAGTGGTGCAAGCCGTCCTGCGGCAACCGCGCCCGGGTCGCCCGCCACTACCAGCGCCAGCAGGCCGGACGGTAG
- a CDS encoding metallophosphoesterase translates to MLTIAHLSDTHLDDHPRSAERTARVMDHLHNLARPVDAILITGDIADHGQVAEYELAAKLFASPRPVLVCPGNHDVRDAYRRGLLGEADGGDGPINSRHDVGGATFLLADSSIPGRDDGHLDEETMGWLREQLASVAADVPVFIAFHHPPVAVHHPVIDDMRLLPVDPLAELVAAHPQIVAVLTGHFHTAAASTFAGRPLRIAPGVVSTLRMPWEGEGTLTDQLQPPGIAFHVYDDTGLLTTHYRVVV, encoded by the coding sequence GTGCTGACCATCGCGCACCTCAGCGACACCCACCTCGACGACCACCCGCGCTCGGCGGAGCGGACCGCCCGGGTCATGGACCACCTGCACAACCTGGCCCGTCCGGTGGACGCCATCCTGATCACCGGCGACATCGCCGACCACGGACAGGTGGCCGAGTACGAGCTGGCCGCCAAGCTCTTCGCCTCGCCACGACCGGTGCTGGTCTGCCCGGGCAACCACGATGTGCGCGACGCGTACCGCAGGGGACTGCTGGGCGAGGCCGACGGCGGCGACGGGCCGATCAACAGCCGGCACGACGTCGGCGGCGCCACCTTCCTGCTCGCCGACTCCAGCATCCCCGGCCGCGACGACGGTCACCTGGACGAGGAGACCATGGGTTGGCTGCGCGAGCAGCTCGCCTCGGTGGCGGCCGACGTCCCGGTCTTCATCGCCTTCCACCACCCGCCGGTCGCGGTGCACCACCCGGTCATCGACGACATGCGGCTGCTGCCCGTGGACCCGCTCGCCGAGCTGGTGGCCGCCCATCCGCAGATCGTCGCCGTGCTGACCGGTCACTTCCACACGGCCGCGGCGAGCACCTTCGCCGGCCGCCCGCTGCGGATCGCGCCCGGTGTGGTCTCCACCCTGCGGATGCCGTGGGAGGGCGAGGGGACGCTGACCGACCAGCTCCAACCGCCCGGGATCGCCTTCCACGTGTACGACGACACCGGGCTGCTGACGACCCACTACCGGGTGGTGGTCTGA
- a CDS encoding LysE family translocator, whose protein sequence is MTGVAMLGFALAVAPITLTPGTSFALVVSRVGAGGRRQGWWVILGTVTGIYLHAALAAAGLAALVLRSSQAFWVVKLAGAGYLVGLGCWLLVSAARRRPDAPEPPTTRAGWRRLAGRVRHPYLQGLLGNVLNPKAAAVYLTLAPQFLDPSRPVLVPMLLLATAHAVLHTGWLAGWTAVTGAAARLLRTERVRRALDWVTGGVLVGLGVRSALN, encoded by the coding sequence GTGACGGGGGTGGCCATGCTGGGCTTCGCGCTCGCCGTCGCGCCGATCACGCTCACCCCCGGCACCAGCTTCGCGCTGGTCGTCTCGCGGGTGGGCGCCGGCGGCCGGCGCCAGGGCTGGTGGGTGATCCTCGGTACGGTGACCGGGATCTACCTGCACGCGGCGCTGGCCGCGGCCGGTCTGGCGGCGCTGGTGCTGCGCTCGTCGCAGGCGTTCTGGGTCGTCAAGCTGGCCGGCGCCGGCTATCTCGTCGGGCTGGGCTGCTGGCTGCTCGTCTCCGCCGCCCGCCGGCGGCCCGACGCGCCCGAACCGCCGACCACGCGGGCCGGCTGGCGTCGGCTCGCCGGCCGGGTCCGCCATCCGTACCTGCAGGGACTGCTTGGCAACGTGCTGAATCCCAAGGCGGCGGCCGTCTACCTGACGCTGGCCCCGCAGTTCCTCGACCCGTCGCGGCCGGTGCTGGTGCCGATGCTGCTGCTGGCCACCGCGCACGCCGTGCTGCACACCGGCTGGCTGGCCGGCTGGACGGCGGTCACCGGCGCGGCCGCGCGGCTGCTGCGTACCGAACGGGTGCGCCGCGCGCTGGACTGGGTCACCGGCGGCGTTCTCGTCGGGCTGGGCGTACGGTCCGCGCTGAACTGA
- a CDS encoding DUF7507 domain-containing protein encodes MGTTSASRRRMGIGTRLGAVAVLAGGLLLTAGSPAVAGPKPEPNPKLELTKTGTPAKDLKAGDKVTYTYTVRNKSTGTDRPITGITVDDDTVSGIVCKGHSGPAAQHVEGLDLEPGESATCTGWYTVTKEDVKAGKVVNTAWAKGWFHRKKVMSNKAEFTVRTKDEREKARLWLDKKARVESDCRSKCEKDGYAVKGDKIFYSYRVANTGTVTIKEIAVHDKKAGPVVCKKTWLHPGASTDCHAVEPHVVTWEDVKAGKIVNTAYATGEHDKKKVVSNPASATVCIRGGKFDHRHDGKDDQELPVTGDDSTGVLSLGGGLLAAGALLLGVSRLRRTARGQA; translated from the coding sequence ATGGGCACGACATCTGCGTCGCGCAGACGGATGGGCATCGGCACGCGACTGGGCGCCGTCGCGGTGCTCGCCGGCGGCCTGCTGCTCACGGCGGGCTCGCCGGCGGTCGCCGGGCCGAAGCCGGAACCGAATCCGAAGCTGGAGTTGACCAAGACCGGAACGCCGGCCAAGGACCTGAAGGCCGGCGACAAGGTCACCTACACCTACACGGTGCGGAACAAGAGCACCGGCACGGACCGCCCGATCACCGGCATCACCGTCGACGACGACACGGTCAGCGGCATCGTCTGCAAGGGCCACTCCGGGCCGGCCGCCCAGCACGTGGAGGGTCTCGACCTCGAGCCGGGCGAGAGCGCCACCTGCACCGGCTGGTACACGGTCACGAAGGAGGACGTCAAGGCCGGCAAGGTGGTCAACACCGCCTGGGCGAAGGGGTGGTTCCACCGGAAGAAGGTGATGTCCAACAAGGCCGAATTCACCGTCAGGACGAAGGACGAGCGGGAGAAGGCCCGCCTGTGGCTGGACAAGAAGGCCCGCGTCGAGTCGGACTGCCGCAGCAAGTGCGAGAAGGACGGCTACGCCGTCAAGGGTGACAAGATCTTCTACAGCTACCGGGTGGCCAACACCGGCACGGTGACCATCAAGGAGATCGCCGTGCACGACAAGAAGGCCGGACCGGTGGTCTGCAAGAAGACCTGGCTGCACCCGGGCGCGAGCACCGACTGCCACGCCGTCGAGCCGCACGTGGTCACCTGGGAGGACGTCAAGGCCGGCAAGATCGTCAACACCGCCTACGCGACCGGCGAGCACGACAAGAAGAAGGTCGTCTCCAACCCGGCGAGCGCCACCGTCTGCATCCGGGGTGGCAAGTTCGACCACCGGCACGACGGCAAGGATGACCAGGAGCTGCCGGTCACCGGCGACGACAGCACCGGCGTCCTGTCCCTGGGCGGCGGTCTGCTGGCCGCCGGCGCTCTCCTGCTCGGGGTGAGCCGGCTGCGCCGCACGGCACGCGGCCAGGCCTGA